A stretch of the bacterium genome encodes the following:
- a CDS encoding N-acetylmuramoyl-L-alanine amidase — MKLWWAALAFASLLFAVPHFASAQTAPIRVIVNDVAVSLPQPAEVRGGAVVAPLAPIVQAFGASTQWDAPTRTLIVRGVSGATLRLVVGQTTVTAGDSRWDLPVAPSLQGGMVVGPVASVLRGLGAYVKQHDEDGTLDAVSQITGLVWRGDADGLTVTVSATGPVRADGGVLHGPERLVVDLQSAVIRLKTPDTAIGSGPVIGVRTAQFHVRPYVTRLVFDLAHPLPFQIATSPGTVTLALGAAGAPVASAPAPTAPTAGVSAGAAPQAPGVAGTHPSSSPPAAAAPSGTATAGAAPSGTATGTGQVGHGAQGPASSAAGGAVTAAAPATVPAASGTAGDSGSAQVSTSAGGTPEPVALPALPEFADGPGAFHVQSVTYDDVSGQLVIRASQRATVTVHQWTYPDRLAIDIADGVFRDRRTDVEIGSGGIRNVVVSQFGLHPNLTRVLVHLNRKIAYTMTTADGGRTVVIGFTDAGREGPPPPAVIIDPGHGGDDSGAIGPKGTHEADVALNIGRMVKDALERQGTHTVLTRTDNTTVALEDRPDLAQRYGGIVFVSIHANASADPTVQGTTTYYYTPQSRALAELVQAEVTRALGEQDRGLQTARFYVIVNTQMPAILVETAFISNPKEEAMLRDPAVDQRIAEAIARGIEKFLAEQSQMTSH, encoded by the coding sequence ATGAAGCTGTGGTGGGCCGCTCTCGCGTTCGCGTCGCTGTTGTTTGCGGTACCCCACTTCGCGTCCGCTCAAACCGCGCCGATTCGCGTCATCGTGAATGATGTTGCGGTTTCGCTCCCTCAGCCGGCCGAGGTACGGGGCGGCGCCGTGGTGGCGCCGCTTGCCCCGATCGTGCAGGCGTTCGGTGCATCGACGCAGTGGGATGCGCCGACGCGGACGCTCATCGTTCGCGGCGTTTCGGGTGCGACGCTCCGGCTCGTCGTCGGCCAAACGACCGTTACCGCAGGCGACTCCCGCTGGGATCTCCCGGTGGCGCCCTCACTGCAAGGCGGCATGGTGGTTGGACCGGTGGCGTCGGTGCTGCGCGGTCTCGGCGCCTACGTGAAGCAGCACGACGAGGACGGAACGCTCGACGCGGTCTCTCAGATTACGGGGCTGGTGTGGCGCGGCGACGCGGACGGCCTGACCGTGACCGTGTCGGCGACCGGACCCGTGCGGGCGGACGGCGGCGTGTTACACGGACCGGAGCGGCTCGTGGTTGATCTGCAAAGCGCCGTCATCCGGTTGAAGACCCCTGACACCGCGATCGGGTCCGGGCCGGTGATCGGGGTACGGACCGCCCAGTTTCACGTGCGACCCTACGTGACGCGACTCGTCTTCGATCTCGCGCACCCCCTGCCGTTTCAGATCGCGACGAGCCCGGGTACGGTGACGCTCGCGCTGGGGGCCGCCGGGGCCCCGGTCGCGAGCGCGCCCGCTCCGACGGCGCCGACCGCGGGAGTGTCCGCCGGCGCGGCACCCCAGGCTCCCGGCGTCGCTGGGACGCACCCGTCGAGTTCGCCGCCGGCGGCAGCGGCGCCGTCCGGGACCGCTACGGCGGGCGCCGCGCCAAGCGGCACGGCCACGGGGACTGGGCAGGTCGGACACGGCGCCCAGGGCCCGGCGTCTTCGGCTGCGGGCGGGGCGGTGACCGCGGCTGCTCCTGCCACAGTTCCTGCGGCGTCGGGCACCGCGGGCGATTCCGGTTCGGCGCAGGTGTCGACGAGCGCCGGGGGAACGCCCGAGCCGGTCGCGCTGCCGGCGCTCCCTGAGTTTGCCGACGGACCCGGGGCGTTCCACGTGCAGTCGGTGACATACGACGACGTCAGCGGACAGCTCGTGATCCGGGCGTCTCAGCGCGCGACGGTCACGGTGCACCAGTGGACGTACCCCGACCGCCTCGCGATCGACATCGCCGACGGGGTGTTTCGAGACCGGCGGACCGACGTCGAGATCGGCAGCGGGGGTATTCGCAACGTCGTTGTCTCCCAGTTTGGACTGCACCCCAACCTCACGCGGGTGCTGGTGCACCTAAACCGGAAGATCGCATATACGATGACGACCGCTGACGGCGGGCGGACCGTCGTGATCGGGTTCACCGACGCGGGGCGTGAGGGCCCTCCGCCGCCTGCGGTAATCATCGATCCCGGGCACGGCGGCGACGATTCGGGCGCGATCGGCCCGAAAGGTACGCACGAGGCGGACGTCGCGCTCAACATCGGGCGCATGGTGAAGGATGCGCTCGAGCGCCAGGGGACCCACACGGTGCTGACGCGCACCGATAACACGACCGTCGCGCTTGAGGACCGCCCGGATCTCGCGCAGCGCTACGGCGGCATCGTGTTCGTGAGCATCCACGCGAACGCCAGCGCCGACCCCACCGTGCAGGGCACGACCACGTACTACTACACGCCTCAGAGCCGCGCGTTGGCCGAGCTCGTGCAGGCCGAGGTGACGCGGGCGCTCGGGGAGCAGGACCGCGGATTGCAGACCGCGCGCTTCTACGTGATCGTGAACACGCAAATGCCCGCGATCCTCGTCGAGACTGCGTTCATCAGTAACCCCAAAGAAGAAGCGATGCTCCGCGATCCGGCGGTCGACCAGCGGATCGCGGAAGCGATCGCCCGGGGCATCGAGAAGTTTCTGGCCGAACAGTCCCAGATGACGTCTCACTGA
- a CDS encoding ABC transporter permease, with translation MWGDAWRRFRRHRLAMAGGAVFLVLVAATLIGPAVYHVGINTIDFHAAMAPPSAAHPLGTNDLGQDMLARVLYGGRISIAVGIAAMLMSVTVGTLVGAISGFFGRTADHVLMRITDVFISLPSLPLLLLVIYLYRDMLARTFGPQFGIFWLIVGVIGGLNWMPTARLVRAGFLAVKEKEFIEAARSLGVGTLSQIFRHILPNVLSPVIVSATLSVGSAIIAESTLSFLGLGFPPDIPTWGRLLYDAQNYLDMAPHMAIFPGLMICLAVLSINYVGDGLRDALDPRRLL, from the coding sequence ATGTGGGGAGACGCGTGGCGCCGGTTCCGGCGGCACCGCCTCGCGATGGCGGGCGGTGCCGTGTTCCTCGTGCTCGTCGCGGCGACGCTGATCGGCCCGGCCGTCTATCACGTCGGGATCAACACGATCGACTTTCACGCGGCGATGGCGCCGCCGTCCGCGGCGCACCCGCTCGGGACGAACGACCTCGGCCAGGACATGCTCGCGCGGGTGCTGTACGGCGGGCGGATCTCGATCGCCGTGGGCATCGCGGCGATGTTGATGTCGGTGACGGTCGGCACGCTCGTGGGCGCGATCTCGGGGTTCTTCGGGCGGACCGCGGACCACGTGCTTATGCGGATCACCGATGTGTTCATCTCGCTGCCGTCGCTGCCGCTCCTCCTGCTCGTCATCTACCTGTACCGCGACATGTTGGCGCGGACGTTCGGGCCGCAGTTCGGCATCTTCTGGTTGATCGTCGGCGTGATCGGCGGGTTGAACTGGATGCCGACGGCACGGCTTGTGCGTGCCGGGTTCCTCGCCGTTAAGGAAAAGGAGTTCATCGAGGCCGCCCGCAGCCTCGGGGTCGGGACGCTCTCCCAGATCTTCCGGCACATCCTGCCGAACGTGTTGAGCCCGGTCATCGTGTCGGCCACGTTGTCGGTCGGGTCCGCGATCATTGCCGAGTCCACCTTGTCGTTCCTGGGACTGGGGTTCCCGCCCGACATCCCGACGTGGGGCCGCCTCCTGTACGACGCGCAGAACTACCTCGACATGGCGCCGCACATGGCGATCTTCCCGGGATTGATGATCTGTCTTGCCGTGCTGTCCATCAACTACGTGGGGGACGGGTTGCGCGACGCACTCGACCCGCGTCGGCTGCTCTGA
- a CDS encoding ABC transporter permease yields the protein MTRYIGRRLLTSIPTLVLISMVVFGILALAPGDPLSQFAANPDIPPEVRMNIRHQLGLDQPVPVRYVKWAVAFLHGDWGYSFSSRVPVDRLILQRLPTDLWVVGSSYLVAVILAIPIGVLSAIKQYSLFDQLATTFAFIGFSLPTFFTGVLFIIIFSVRLRWLPFIYNVEVTDPVVMVKQALMPVGVLALFNSAGLVRFVRSSMLDNVGQDYVRTARAKGLAHRKVIIRHVLRNGLIPVVTLLALGLPAVFVGAVITEQIFRVPGIGSLLIASIQNSDTPVVMAITFVYAILVVLFNVAADVLYGLLDPRIRYG from the coding sequence ATGACACGGTACATCGGACGGCGGCTGCTCACGTCGATCCCCACGCTGGTGCTGATCAGCATGGTGGTGTTCGGCATCCTGGCGCTCGCGCCGGGGGACCCGCTCAGCCAGTTCGCGGCGAACCCGGACATCCCGCCGGAGGTGCGCATGAACATCCGGCACCAGCTGGGGCTCGACCAGCCCGTGCCGGTGCGGTACGTGAAGTGGGCGGTCGCGTTCCTGCACGGAGACTGGGGGTATTCGTTCTCGAGCCGGGTGCCGGTCGACCGACTGATCCTGCAGCGCCTCCCGACCGACCTGTGGGTGGTGGGCTCGTCGTATCTCGTGGCGGTGATCCTCGCGATCCCGATCGGCGTCCTCTCGGCGATCAAGCAATACTCGCTGTTCGACCAACTCGCCACCACGTTTGCGTTCATCGGGTTCTCCCTGCCGACGTTCTTTACCGGCGTGCTGTTCATCATCATCTTCAGCGTGCGGCTGCGATGGCTGCCGTTTATCTACAACGTGGAGGTGACGGATCCCGTCGTCATGGTGAAGCAGGCGCTGATGCCCGTCGGGGTGCTCGCGTTGTTCAACTCGGCCGGGCTGGTGCGGTTCGTCAGGTCCTCGATGCTCGACAATGTCGGACAGGACTACGTCCGCACGGCGCGCGCGAAGGGGCTGGCGCATCGCAAGGTCATCATCCGCCATGTCCTTCGCAACGGGCTGATCCCGGTCGTGACGCTGCTGGCGCTCGGCCTGCCCGCGGTGTTCGTCGGCGCGGTGATCACCGAGCAGATCTTCCGCGTGCCGGGGATCGGCTCGCTCTTGATCGCGTCGATACAGAACAGCGACACGCCGGTCGTGATGGCGATCACGTTCGTCTATGCGATTCTCGTCGTGCTCTTCAACGTCGCCGCCGACGTCCTCTACGGCCTCTTGGACCCGCGGATCCGTTATGGCTAG
- a CDS encoding peptide ABC transporter substrate-binding protein yields MGKRDISLLRRDLRNHRLTRREAVVRLMALGVSASGISSILAASTAQPARAAAAGGRGSSGVVKLLYWQAPTILNPHLAQGTKDFHAARMCVEPLLTVDAALNFTPMLAATVPSRANGLVSADGKSVTYKLRSGIKWADGRPFTSDDVVFTYQFVSNKQTAATTYGSYVNIAKVEPINPLTVKITFKTPTPAWYLPFVGETGGIVPRHALDAYVGSNARNAPYNLKSFGTGPYVVDSFRPGDLVVYAINPNYRDPNKPAFSQVQMKGGGDATSAARAVFETGEYDYAWNLQVEWPVLQHMIGEGKGQLLTGAGGGVEQIFCNQTDPNKDVGGERSSVKAPHPFLTDVKVRQALALGVDRQTIAQQLYGLEGDATANTLTTPTSVASKNTKIAYDIAKANQLLDEAGWQRGPDGIRQKNGVKMQVTYQTSVNSLRQKEQEIVKAGWQQLGVATTLKSVDAGVFFSSSPGNNDTYAHFYTDVEMFTATFSPFPSSYMGRFYSGDVAKDVAQKSNDWSGLDIARWVDKQYNTWFDQAQAELDPKKNADLWIKMNDRVVDQGISITLIDRKAVSAHVNSLDVGPNMSPFDDETRNIADWRRKA; encoded by the coding sequence ATGGGCAAGAGAGACATCAGCTTGCTCCGCCGCGACCTCCGAAACCATCGGCTCACCCGGCGCGAAGCCGTCGTGAGGCTCATGGCCCTCGGCGTGTCCGCGAGCGGGATCAGCTCCATACTCGCCGCCTCGACCGCGCAACCGGCGCGGGCGGCGGCCGCCGGCGGGCGAGGGTCGAGCGGCGTGGTCAAGTTGCTCTACTGGCAGGCCCCCACGATCTTGAACCCGCATCTGGCCCAGGGGACGAAGGACTTTCACGCCGCCCGGATGTGTGTCGAACCACTGCTTACGGTGGACGCGGCGTTGAACTTCACCCCGATGCTCGCGGCCACAGTACCGTCTCGCGCGAACGGTCTCGTGTCCGCGGACGGCAAGTCGGTGACGTACAAGTTGAGGTCGGGGATCAAGTGGGCCGACGGCAGGCCGTTTACCTCCGACGACGTCGTGTTCACCTACCAGTTCGTCTCCAACAAGCAGACCGCAGCGACCACCTACGGTTCCTATGTCAACATCGCGAAAGTGGAGCCCATCAATCCGCTCACGGTCAAGATCACGTTCAAGACGCCGACGCCGGCGTGGTATCTGCCGTTCGTCGGGGAGACCGGCGGCATCGTGCCCCGCCACGCGCTCGATGCGTACGTCGGGAGCAACGCGCGCAACGCGCCGTATAACCTGAAGTCGTTCGGCACCGGGCCGTACGTGGTGGACAGTTTCCGGCCCGGCGACCTCGTCGTGTACGCGATCAATCCGAACTATCGCGATCCGAACAAGCCCGCGTTCAGCCAGGTTCAGATGAAGGGCGGCGGGGACGCGACGTCGGCGGCGCGCGCGGTGTTCGAGACCGGGGAGTACGACTACGCGTGGAACCTCCAGGTCGAGTGGCCCGTGCTGCAGCACATGATCGGGGAGGGGAAGGGGCAGTTGCTCACGGGCGCGGGCGGTGGCGTCGAACAGATCTTCTGCAACCAGACGGATCCGAACAAGGACGTGGGCGGCGAGCGCTCCTCGGTGAAGGCGCCCCACCCGTTCCTCACGGATGTGAAGGTGCGGCAAGCGTTGGCGCTCGGCGTGGACCGGCAAACAATCGCGCAGCAACTGTACGGCCTCGAAGGAGACGCAACGGCGAATACGCTGACGACCCCGACGAGCGTGGCGTCGAAGAATACGAAGATCGCCTATGACATCGCCAAGGCGAACCAGTTGCTCGACGAGGCGGGCTGGCAGCGCGGGCCGGACGGCATCCGCCAGAAGAACGGGGTCAAGATGCAGGTGACGTACCAGACGAGCGTCAACAGTCTCCGGCAGAAGGAGCAGGAGATCGTCAAGGCGGGCTGGCAGCAACTCGGCGTGGCGACGACGCTCAAGTCCGTGGATGCCGGCGTGTTCTTCAGCAGCTCGCCTGGCAACAACGACACGTACGCCCACTTCTACACGGACGTCGAAATGTTTACGGCGACGTTCTCGCCGTTCCCGAGTTCGTACATGGGCCGCTTCTACAGCGGCGACGTGGCCAAGGACGTGGCCCAAAAATCGAACGACTGGTCCGGCCTGGACATCGCGCGGTGGGTGGACAAGCAATACAACACATGGTTCGATCAGGCGCAGGCCGAGCTCGACCCGAAGAAGAACGCCGACTTGTGGATCAAGATGAACGACCGCGTCGTCGACCAAGGGATCTCGATCACGCTGATCGACCGGAAGGCTGTGTCGGCACACGTCAACAGCCTGGACGTCGGGCCGAACATGTCACCGTTCGATGACGAGACGCGCAACATCGCCGACTGGCGGCGGAAGGCGTAA
- a CDS encoding peptide ABC transporter substrate-binding protein produces MRQRDFDLLVRDLRQGRLSRRDVIARLVALGVSAGGITAVLASPTPQPAWAAAAGGRGASGVLKLLYWQAPTILNPHLAQGTKDFHAAHLCCEALLSVDASGRFTPVLAATVPSRANGQIAADGKSVTYKLKPGVKWADGRPFTSDDVVFTYQFVANKETGATTYGSYVNVAKVEPVNPLTVKVTFKAPTPAWYLPFVGINGMILPRHALDAYIGSNARNAPFNTKSFGTGPYMVDSFRPGDLVVYAVNPNYRDPNKPAFSQVQMKGGGDATSAARAALETGEYDYAWNLQVEWPVLQNIAKGGKGQILTAAGGGVEQIYLNQSDPNKVVDDQRSSVKSMHPFLTDPKVRQALALASDRQTMAQQLYGTTGDATPNTLTTPTNLASKNTKIAFDLARANQLLDEAGYTRGPDGIRQKGGVKLQVVYQTSVNSLRQKEQEIIKAGWEKIGVATTLKSIDAGVFFSSSPGNNDTWAHFYTDVEMFTTGFGSPFPSAYMARFYTGDAAKDIPQKENDWSGIACTRWVDKTYNDLYERAQNELDPKKNADLWIKANDRVVEQGVAIPLIDRKLVSARANTLDTGANMTPFDDETWNIADWRRKA; encoded by the coding sequence ATGAGACAGAGGGACTTCGATCTGCTCGTCCGCGACCTCCGGCAAGGGCGCCTGAGCCGCCGCGACGTGATCGCCCGCCTCGTCGCGTTGGGGGTGTCGGCGGGTGGCATCACCGCTGTGCTGGCGTCGCCGACGCCGCAGCCCGCGTGGGCCGCAGCCGCAGGCGGGCGCGGCGCGAGCGGTGTGCTCAAGCTGCTGTACTGGCAGGCGCCCACGATTCTGAACCCGCACCTGGCCCAGGGCACGAAGGACTTCCACGCCGCGCACCTCTGCTGCGAGGCGCTGCTGTCGGTCGACGCGAGTGGGCGATTTACCCCCGTGCTGGCGGCCACGGTGCCATCCCGCGCCAACGGCCAAATTGCGGCCGACGGCAAATCGGTCACGTACAAGCTGAAGCCGGGTGTCAAGTGGGCGGACGGACGTCCGTTCACGTCCGACGACGTGGTGTTTACCTACCAGTTCGTCGCCAACAAGGAGACCGGGGCGACGACGTACGGCAGCTACGTGAACGTCGCGAAGGTGGAACCGGTGAATCCGCTCACCGTGAAGGTCACCTTTAAGGCGCCCACGCCGGCGTGGTACCTGCCATTCGTGGGCATCAACGGGATGATCCTCCCGCGGCACGCGCTCGACGCGTACATCGGCAGCAACGCGCGGAACGCGCCGTTCAATACGAAGTCCTTCGGCACCGGGCCGTACATGGTGGACAGTTTCCGGCCGGGCGACCTCGTCGTGTACGCCGTCAACCCGAACTACCGCGATCCGAACAAACCCGCGTTCAGTCAGGTCCAGATGAAAGGTGGCGGGGATGCCACGTCCGCCGCGCGCGCGGCCTTGGAGACGGGCGAATACGACTACGCGTGGAACCTCCAAGTTGAGTGGCCGGTGCTGCAGAACATTGCCAAGGGGGGTAAGGGCCAGATTCTCACCGCCGCGGGCGGTGGCGTTGAGCAAATCTATCTGAATCAGTCCGATCCCAACAAGGTCGTCGACGACCAACGGTCCTCGGTGAAGTCGATGCACCCGTTCCTCACAGACCCGAAGGTCCGGCAGGCGCTCGCGCTCGCCTCGGACCGCCAGACGATGGCGCAGCAGCTGTACGGGACGACGGGCGACGCAACCCCGAACACGCTGACCACGCCGACGAACCTGGCGTCGAAGAACACGAAGATCGCCTTCGACCTGGCGCGGGCCAACCAGCTGCTCGACGAGGCCGGGTACACGCGCGGTCCCGACGGCATTCGGCAGAAGGGCGGCGTGAAGCTACAGGTCGTGTATCAGACCAGCGTCAACTCGCTCCGCCAGAAGGAACAGGAGATCATCAAGGCGGGGTGGGAGAAGATCGGCGTGGCCACGACGCTCAAGTCGATCGATGCCGGGGTCTTCTTCAGCAGCTCGCCCGGGAACAACGATACGTGGGCGCACTTCTACACCGACGTGGAGATGTTCACGACCGGGTTCGGATCGCCGTTCCCCAGCGCGTACATGGCCCGGTTCTACACGGGAGATGCGGCCAAGGACATCCCGCAAAAGGAGAACGATTGGTCCGGAATCGCCTGCACCCGCTGGGTGGACAAGACGTACAACGATCTGTACGAGCGGGCGCAGAACGAACTTGACCCGAAGAAGAACGCAGATCTGTGGATCAAGGCGAACGACCGGGTCGTAGAACAGGGCGTGGCCATCCCGCTGATCGATCGGAAACTCGTCTCCGCGCGGGCGAACACGCTTGACACCGGGGCGAACATGACGCCGTTCGACGACGAGACGTGGAACATCGCCGACTGGAGGCGGAAGGCCTAG
- the glk gene encoding glucokinase, producing the protein MLLAGDIGGTKTALGIFTPDAGPRSPLAQATFPSHHYPSLEAIIEEFLRQTKPSIDRASFGVAGPVINGVAKITNVPWTVDDAALGRTLRGAPVRVVNDLVAIASAVPALEASDRHTVNRGTTVSGGAIGIVAPGTGLGEAFLTWDGGRYRAYPSEGGHADFAPRTPVQRGLLAALARDGSHVSYERVCSGLGIPHIYAYLRDNGAAPEPAWLAQELAAADDPTPVIMRAALEHEPPSQLAADTLGEFVAILGAEAGNLALKVLATGGVYLGGGIPPRITASLEDGRFMQAFTDKGRLSTILSAIPVHVITHPGVALVGAACVGLDLPTRPA; encoded by the coding sequence ATGCTGCTGGCAGGCGACATCGGAGGGACCAAAACCGCCCTCGGGATCTTCACCCCGGATGCGGGACCGCGGTCGCCACTGGCGCAGGCGACGTTTCCGAGCCACCACTATCCCAGCCTGGAGGCGATCATCGAAGAGTTCCTCCGCCAGACGAAGCCATCGATCGACCGGGCCAGCTTCGGCGTCGCCGGCCCGGTCATCAACGGCGTCGCGAAGATCACCAACGTCCCCTGGACGGTCGACGACGCGGCGCTGGGACGGACGCTGCGCGGTGCTCCGGTCCGGGTCGTCAACGACCTCGTGGCCATCGCCAGCGCGGTGCCCGCCCTGGAGGCGTCGGACCGCCACACCGTGAACCGGGGCACGACCGTCTCCGGTGGAGCGATCGGCATTGTCGCGCCGGGGACCGGCCTCGGCGAGGCGTTTCTGACATGGGACGGCGGCCGGTACCGCGCCTATCCGTCCGAAGGCGGCCATGCAGACTTCGCGCCCCGCACGCCCGTGCAGCGGGGCCTTCTCGCGGCGCTCGCGCGCGACGGCTCCCACGTGAGTTACGAGCGCGTCTGTTCCGGCCTCGGGATCCCGCACATCTACGCGTACCTGCGGGACAATGGCGCCGCGCCGGAGCCGGCGTGGCTCGCCCAGGAACTCGCCGCAGCGGACGATCCGACGCCCGTGATCATGCGCGCCGCGCTCGAGCACGAACCCCCGTCCCAACTCGCCGCGGACACGCTGGGCGAGTTCGTCGCGATCCTGGGCGCGGAAGCGGGAAACCTCGCGCTCAAGGTCCTCGCCACCGGCGGGGTCTATCTCGGCGGCGGCATCCCTCCCCGCATCACGGCGTCGCTCGAGGACGGGCGGTTCATGCAGGCGTTCACCGACAAGGGCCGACTCTCCACCATTCTCTCCGCGATCCCGGTCCACGTCATCACACACCCCGGCGTCGCCCTGGTGGGCGCAGCCTGCGTCGGGCTCGACCTACCCACTCGGCCGGCCTGA
- a CDS encoding aldo/keto reductase: MKYRQLGRSGLRVSAFALGTNAFGGRADEAASIAVIHHALDHGVNLIDTANIYTDTRSETIIGKALQGRRARAIVATKCGMRMGDGPNDMSSSRWHIMREIEGSLRRLQTDYVDLYQIHQFDEHTPVEETLEAFDDLIRQGKVRYIGCSNFAAWQVCKALWMSERHGLARYVSVQPEYSPADRRIEPELVPVCLDQGVGLIVYFPLAGGILTGKYKPGAQPPQGSRALTQPAFARRLNERNLALAQNMERLAAEIGVTVAQLTLAWVMNRPGITSALVGATRVAQQEENLKAVDLELRPDVVTRINELSQAFVAF; encoded by the coding sequence ATCAAGTACCGTCAGCTTGGGCGCTCCGGACTGCGCGTATCCGCGTTCGCCCTCGGCACCAACGCGTTTGGTGGACGGGCGGACGAGGCCGCCTCGATTGCCGTGATCCACCACGCGCTGGACCACGGCGTCAACCTCATCGACACCGCGAACATCTACACCGACACTCGGTCCGAGACGATCATTGGCAAGGCGCTGCAGGGGCGGCGGGCGCGGGCGATCGTCGCGACCAAATGCGGCATGCGGATGGGCGACGGCCCCAACGACATGAGCTCCTCGCGGTGGCACATCATGCGCGAGATCGAGGGGAGCCTCCGTCGCCTCCAAACCGACTATGTGGACCTGTATCAGATTCACCAGTTCGACGAGCATACGCCCGTCGAGGAAACGCTCGAGGCGTTCGACGACCTGATCCGACAGGGCAAAGTCCGCTACATCGGGTGCTCGAACTTCGCAGCGTGGCAGGTGTGCAAGGCGTTGTGGATGAGCGAGCGGCATGGCCTCGCGCGGTACGTGTCGGTCCAGCCGGAGTATTCGCCCGCCGACCGTCGCATCGAGCCCGAGCTGGTGCCGGTATGTCTCGACCAGGGCGTCGGCCTGATCGTCTACTTCCCCTTGGCGGGCGGGATCCTCACCGGAAAGTACAAGCCCGGCGCGCAACCGCCCCAAGGTTCCCGCGCCCTGACGCAGCCGGCGTTCGCCCGCCGCTTGAACGAACGGAACCTCGCCCTCGCCCAGAACATGGAGCGGCTGGCCGCCGAGATCGGCGTCACGGTCGCCCAGCTCACGCTCGCGTGGGTGATGAACCGGCCGGGGATCACGAGCGCGCTCGTCGGGGCGACGCGGGTCGCCCAGCAGGAGGAGAATCTCAAGGCGGTCGATCTGGAACTGCGCCCGGACGTGGTGACTCGCATCAACGAGTTGTCGCAGGCGTTCGTCGCGTTCTAA